The following are encoded together in the Patescibacteria group bacterium genome:
- a CDS encoding NAD-dependent epimerase/dehydratase family protein, which yields MSKRAIFDKKNVLVAGGAGFIGSHLCDRLLENNKVICLDNFSTGDERNIDHLLSDPNFEFIKHDIAEPIDLEKLSELQKFKIEFQGVQEIYNLACPTSPKNFDKNKIQTILASSYGLKNMLDLAVRYKAKIMHFSSSVVYGPRLDSQKRIRESEIGKVDFLSQRSSYDEGKRFSETMVENYRQVHNIDSKVIRLFRVYGPRMKLNEGNLIPDFINSALENSDLVIPGDKNFSSSLCYISDCVDACVKLMDSHILGPVNIGSDVDMKLEKICEMIIKILDSKSKITYAEKNLFISELCLPDITRAREELGWMPIVTLENGLKKTIDDLRASKGLKTVI from the coding sequence ATGAGCAAAAGAGCAATTTTTGACAAAAAAAACGTTTTAGTGGCCGGCGGCGCCGGCTTTATCGGCTCGCATTTATGCGACCGCCTTTTAGAAAATAACAAAGTAATTTGCCTTGATAATTTTTCCACCGGCGACGAAAGGAATATTGACCATCTGCTTTCCGACCCTAATTTTGAATTTATAAAGCATGATATTGCCGAACCGATTGATTTGGAAAAATTATCGGAGTTGCAAAAATTTAAAATAGAATTTCAAGGCGTCCAGGAAATTTATAATTTAGCTTGCCCGACTTCGCCTAAGAATTTTGATAAAAATAAAATTCAGACTATTTTAGCTTCGTCTTACGGCCTAAAGAATATGCTGGATTTAGCGGTCCGCTATAAGGCGAAAATTATGCATTTTTCTTCCTCCGTGGTTTACGGTCCAAGGCTGGACAGCCAGAAGAGAATCAGAGAAAGCGAAATCGGCAAAGTTGACTTTCTTTCTCAAAGAAGTTCGTATGACGAAGGCAAAAGATTCTCTGAAACCATGGTGGAAAATTATCGCCAAGTTCATAATATTGATTCAAAGGTAATCCGCTTATTCCGCGTTTACGGGCCTAGAATGAAATTAAATGAAGGCAATCTAATTCCGGATTTCATAAACAGCGCTTTGGAAAATTCAGATCTGGTTATTCCGGGCGATAAAAATTTTTCCAGTTCGCTTTGCTATATCAGCGATTGCGTTGATGCTTGCGTAAAATTAATGGATAGCCATATTTTAGGCCCGGTTAATATCGGTTCGGACGTTGATATGAAATTGGAAAAAATTTGTGAAATGATTATAAAAATTTTAGATTCAAAGTCCAAAATAACCTACGCGGAGAAAAATTTATTTATCAGCGAATTATGCTTGCCTGACATAACCAGGGCGCGGGAAGAGCTGGGCTGGATGCCGATTGTTACTTTGGAAAACGGCCTGAAAAAAACCATTGATGATTTACGGGCCAGCAAAGGTTTAAAAACTGTAATATAA